In the genome of Fibrobacter sp., the window TGGGATACGGAAGATTCCGGAATTTCCAACCGCTGGTACGCAACCAACCCCTCCGATACCGAAACCGTGAATGTTCCCCACGTCTGGGAACGTAGCTTCGACAAACTGCTCATGTCCCAGGACTGCGCCTTCTACTTCAAGCGTTTCACCCTGGATGACGACAAGCTGGTAGCTAAGCGCATATTCCTGCGCTTTGAACGGATCGCCACCCACGCCACGGTCTGGCTCAACGGTATCCGCCTGGGAACCCACTTCGGGGCTTATACGCCTTTTACCATTGAAACGCAAAAAGCCATCAAGATTGGCGAAGAAAACGTTCTGTGCGTCCGTGTGGCCAACATGGGGGCTTCTAACAGCCGTATCGACTTCGGTCGTGAAAGCGCCGACGGTGCCGACGACCGTTACGCCCACCCCAGCGAAATGCCTGTGGGCCTCCCCTGGAACCAGTACCCCTTTGGCGGTATCTTCGGGCATGTGGATTTGATTCTCGGCAGTTCCGCCTACATTGCCGACTTGCACGTGGAGCCCGACATGGACCAGGAACGTGTAGCCGCAGAAATCACCTTCAACAACCCCCGCGGGTTCCAGACCCGTATCCGTTTCCTCATGAGAAACGCCGTGGGCGACGTGTACGAATGGTACAAAGAAGTGAAGCTGGACAAGGAGAACATGACCCAGCGGTTCGCCTTCCAGATCAAGGACTGGAAAAAGGACAAGTGCGTCTGGAGCCTGGACAAGCCCAACCTGTTCGCCCTGGAAGTCCAGCTGGAAATCAAGACCGGCAAGAACAAGCCGCCTGAGTACAGTTTCCCTGTGGTCAAGACCTTCGGATTCCGCAAGTTCGACTGCATCAAGGGCGACTACTACCTGAACGATTCCATCCTCAAGATTCAGGGCGTAAGCTACAACCAGCAGTGGAGCGAAGGCGGCCTCTGGACTGACAAGAACCCCGCCCTCAAGAAAGACCTGCAGGCCGTCAAGGACGCAGGATTCAACGCCATCCGCAGCTGCGGAGCGCCTCTCACCAACGAAGCGCTGGACATCTGCGACGAAATTGGCCTTTTGGTGTTCCAGGAATTTCCCATCCACACCATGCGTTCTACGCCCCAGGGCTTGGAAATTGCAAAAAAACTGATTACGGACCTCGTTCGCGACCAGCACAACCACCCCTCCATCGCCGTGTGGATTCTCGGTGCCGAAAACGGGACCTTCATGCTGCAGAACGGAAACAAGCTGCTGAACGCCATCGGCCCCATCGACATGCTTAGACCCGCCATCAGCAACTTTGACAGTATTTACCTGGACAACGAAGGCGTGTTCCACAAGGACACGGGCAAGCTTCTGCCTGTCTCTGTGGACCATATTTCCCAGTACGCAAGCCTGCGCATCAACCCGCGGCTCTGCCCCAGTGCCAATTATTCCCACTACCTCGCCCACTGCTTTGACCGCGACGACGAAGAGCTTTCAGTCCCCGATGCAGGCCTTGGCGACAGCGTTTTCCAGGACGAAGACGAAAGAGTGGACCTGGACTTGAACAACAAGATGTTGGTCACCCTGAAAAACCACACCTTGCTCCCCGCCAAGCCCACCAACCTGCGCGGGCCCAGGAGCGTCAAGAACCAGAAGGCCATCAAGAACGCCTACAAGGCAATCGAGGATTTCCTCGCCACCGCCGATATAGCCGCTTGGAAAAAGTTCGATACTTTCTGCAACGACGCCAACAGCATCGCCATTAAGAGCAAACTGGACCAGATTACGGCATTCCAGAGCAACCCGCAAATCGCCGGATTTTTCCTGGACCAGTGGGCCGACTATGGCATTGATTTCAGCGGTCTCAACGACGAGAACCGCAAGAGCAAGGGCTTTACGGACTTCGCCAAGGAAATCTCCACTCCGAGCCGTATCCTGGTAAGCGAGCTGGAACACGTGGTCACGCCGCAGAGCGAAATCAGTTTCCAGCTGACCCTGTTGAACAACAGCCGTCTTGAAAATGTGGGGATTGAAATTTCCCTGCTAGACGAAAAGGGCAAGGTCGTAAGCACCAAGACCCAATCTCCTGAAGAACCTGTGGGCAAGACAAGCCTTACCCAGCTTGGAATCTGCTCCCTCATGGCTCCTCGAAGTGTGGGCAAGTACCAGATCAAGTTCACCCTGAAGGACGGCGGAA includes:
- a CDS encoding beta galactosidase jelly roll domain-containing protein; the protein is MNKIMSLDGDWQMKWDTEDSGISNRWYATNPSDTETVNVPHVWERSFDKLLMSQDCAFYFKRFTLDDDKLVAKRIFLRFERIATHATVWLNGIRLGTHFGAYTPFTIETQKAIKIGEENVLCVRVANMGASNSRIDFGRESADGADDRYAHPSEMPVGLPWNQYPFGGIFGHVDLILGSSAYIADLHVEPDMDQERVAAEITFNNPRGFQTRIRFLMRNAVGDVYEWYKEVKLDKENMTQRFAFQIKDWKKDKCVWSLDKPNLFALEVQLEIKTGKNKPPEYSFPVVKTFGFRKFDCIKGDYYLNDSILKIQGVSYNQQWSEGGLWTDKNPALKKDLQAVKDAGFNAIRSCGAPLTNEALDICDEIGLLVFQEFPIHTMRSTPQGLEIAKKLITDLVRDQHNHPSIAVWILGAENGTFMLQNGNKLLNAIGPIDMLRPAISNFDSIYLDNEGVFHKDTGKLLPVSVDHISQYASLRINPRLCPSANYSHYLAHCFDRDDEELSVPDAGLGDSVFQDEDERVDLDLNNKMLVTLKNHTLLPAKPTNLRGPRSVKNQKAIKNAYKAIEDFLATADIAAWKKFDTFCNDANSIAIKSKLDQITAFQSNPQIAGFFLDQWADYGIDFSGLNDENRKSKGFTDFAKEISTPSRILVSELEHVVTPQSEISFQLTLLNNSRLENVGIEISLLDEKGKVVSTKTQSPEEPVGKTSLTQLGICSLMAPRSVGKYQIKFTLKDGGKEVHSSTEDLIVIEQADVKSAMKKVCFLDNSEESSDALAALSGPEKIIFTANLSSWPDEILDKIVDVTKNGGKTLLLSDMTQDDVDFLNQSHQFDCTLESHWTTGANGISLHYIPDGSELLKVFGTNVLDHTAAAVMPSLSMSKLEGAKVYAQSLSIKDGEIKGGVDLQTLPFGKGKIVFNQFNIFEGLETNALADALFTAIVDIL